A region of Streptomyces sp. WMMC500 DNA encodes the following proteins:
- a CDS encoding AMP-binding protein, with translation MTDAPASLPHIGQWNGPEELRGLQEKQLPQTVAWAARSPFYRPRLATAAALPTTPADLAGLPLTTKQDLRDNYPYGMLGVPRERLATYHESSGTAGRPTPSYYTQEDWLDLAERFARKWIGISAADVFLVRTPYALLLTGHLAHAAARLHGATVVPGDNRSLAMPYARVVRALHDLDVTLTWSVPTECLIWAAAATAAGHRPGADFPALRALFVGGEPLTTARRERISRLWGVPVIEEYGSTETGSLAGECAHGRMHLWADRALFEVYDPQTGTVAAEGAGQLVVTPLYREAMPLLRYNLEDDVEVSYDDCDCGWHLPTVRVLGRAAFGHRVGDTRVTQHRLEEVVFSLPDAHQVYFWRARAEPVSLRIEIEVPPEHRVAAEGALTAAVRAEFGVDADVTGLPPGSLIPRDALTNMPDVVKPRSLFGPDEDWSKALLYY, from the coding sequence GTGACCGACGCACCGGCGAGCCTGCCGCACATCGGCCAGTGGAACGGCCCGGAGGAACTGCGTGGCCTGCAGGAGAAGCAGCTCCCGCAGACCGTCGCCTGGGCCGCCCGCTCGCCCTTCTACCGGCCCCGGCTCGCCACCGCCGCCGCCCTGCCCACGACCCCCGCCGACCTCGCGGGACTGCCGCTGACGACCAAGCAGGACCTGCGGGACAACTACCCGTACGGCATGCTGGGTGTGCCCCGGGAACGCCTGGCGACCTACCACGAGTCGAGCGGCACCGCCGGCCGGCCCACGCCCTCCTACTACACCCAGGAGGACTGGCTCGACCTCGCCGAGCGGTTCGCCCGCAAGTGGATCGGCATCTCCGCAGCGGACGTCTTCCTTGTACGCACCCCGTACGCGCTGCTGCTCACCGGCCACCTCGCGCACGCCGCGGCCCGGCTGCACGGCGCCACCGTCGTGCCCGGCGACAACCGGTCGCTGGCCATGCCGTACGCCCGCGTGGTGCGCGCCCTGCACGACCTGGACGTCACCCTTACCTGGTCGGTGCCGACCGAGTGCCTCATCTGGGCCGCCGCCGCGACCGCCGCGGGCCACCGCCCCGGCGCCGACTTCCCCGCGCTGCGCGCCCTGTTCGTCGGCGGCGAGCCGCTGACGACCGCCCGCCGCGAGCGGATCAGCCGGCTGTGGGGGGTGCCGGTGATCGAGGAGTACGGCTCCACGGAGACCGGCAGCCTCGCCGGGGAGTGCGCGCACGGGCGCATGCACCTCTGGGCGGACCGGGCGCTGTTCGAGGTGTACGACCCGCAGACCGGCACCGTCGCCGCCGAGGGCGCGGGCCAGCTCGTCGTCACCCCGCTGTACCGCGAGGCGATGCCGCTGCTGCGCTACAACCTGGAGGACGACGTCGAGGTCTCGTACGACGACTGCGACTGCGGGTGGCACCTGCCCACCGTCCGCGTCCTCGGCCGGGCGGCCTTCGGCCACCGCGTCGGCGACACGCGGGTCACCCAGCACCGGCTGGAGGAGGTCGTCTTCTCCCTCCCGGACGCCCACCAGGTGTACTTCTGGCGCGCCCGCGCCGAACCGGTGTCGCTGCGCATCGAGATCGAGGTGCCACCGGAGCACCGCGTGGCCGCCGAGGGGGCGCTCACGGCGGCCGTACGCGCCGAGTTCGGCGTCGACGCCGACGTCACCGGGCTGCCGCCGGGGTCGCTGATCCCGCGCGACGCGCTCACGAACATGCCCGACGTGGTCAAGCCGCGCAGCCTGTTCGGCCCCGACGAGGACTGGAGCAAAGCGCTCCTCTACTACTGA
- a CDS encoding amidohydrolase family protein: MTAQPVLDFHVRLAPRPGAVGRLLAALDGSGVARAVVCAGGTVDLDTLARQLVDGGHVESDADNDAVLAGCAGTNGGTPANGGVAGGGGRLVPFWFGNPHRPPGAYRDRAAEFRGLEVSPAVHGVALTDPRVAALVEVAADSGHPVYTVCLARPGAGVADLVTLARRFPGTDFVLGHSGIGNIDFHALNLIRDEPRILLETSGGYTCVAEAAIDRLGAARVVFGSEYPLQHPAVELAKFAAIGTPPEQWRQIAWENAHRLLGEEKP; the protein is encoded by the coding sequence ATGACCGCACAGCCCGTGCTGGACTTCCACGTCCGCCTCGCCCCCCGGCCCGGCGCCGTCGGCCGGCTGCTGGCGGCGCTGGACGGCAGCGGTGTGGCGCGCGCGGTGGTCTGCGCGGGCGGCACCGTCGACCTCGACACGCTCGCCCGCCAGCTCGTCGACGGCGGGCACGTCGAATCCGACGCCGACAACGACGCCGTGCTGGCCGGCTGCGCGGGCACCAATGGGGGTACCCCCGCCAATGGGGGCGTAGCCGGTGGGGGAGGACGGCTGGTGCCCTTCTGGTTCGGCAACCCGCACCGCCCGCCCGGGGCGTACCGCGACCGGGCGGCGGAGTTCCGCGGCCTGGAGGTCTCGCCCGCGGTGCACGGCGTCGCGCTCACCGACCCGCGCGTCGCCGCGCTGGTGGAGGTGGCCGCCGACAGCGGCCACCCCGTCTACACCGTGTGCCTCGCCCGCCCCGGCGCGGGCGTGGCCGACCTCGTCACCCTGGCTCGCCGGTTCCCGGGGACGGACTTCGTGCTCGGGCACAGCGGCATCGGCAACATCGACTTCCACGCCCTCAACCTGATCCGCGACGAGCCCCGCATCCTGCTGGAGACCTCCGGCGGCTACACGTGCGTGGCCGAGGCGGCCATCGACCGGCTGGGCGCCGCGCGGGTGGTGTTCGGCTCCGAGTACCCGCTGCAGCACCCGGCCGTGGAACTCGCCAAGTTCGCGGCGATCGGCACTCCGCCCGAGCAGTGGCGGCAGATCGCCTGGGAGAACGCCCACCGACTACTGGGGGAGGAGAAACCGTGA
- a CDS encoding 3-dehydroquinate synthase II, giving the protein MKLCWLDIRAADGAKEAIVEEAIHQRVDAIVAADPADLEPLPPTVKKVLFPLGRPLPEKLEPADLVIVDPARHGDPAELALAHAGVEFGRYVEITDADSLDDACRAARHDRWSLLDFRDPTKIPLEIVLAAAAGAEGSIVTRVADVEEAEIVFGVLEHGSDGVMLAPRAPGEATELKAAAVSKAADLSLVELEVTGIRRVGMGERACVDTCTNFRLDEGILVGSHSTGMILCCSETHPLPYMPTRPFRVNAGALHSYTLSAEGRTNYLSELSSGGKVLAVDSAGKSRVVTVGRVKIETRPLLAIDVVAPSGVRVNLIVQDDWHVRVLGPGGEVLNVTDLTAGTKVLGCLPVEQRHVGYPIDEFCIEK; this is encoded by the coding sequence GTGAAGCTGTGCTGGCTGGACATCCGTGCCGCCGACGGGGCCAAGGAGGCCATCGTCGAAGAAGCCATCCACCAGCGGGTCGACGCCATCGTGGCCGCCGACCCCGCCGACCTGGAGCCGCTGCCCCCGACGGTGAAGAAGGTGCTCTTCCCGCTCGGCCGGCCGCTGCCGGAGAAACTGGAGCCCGCCGACCTCGTCATCGTCGACCCCGCCCGCCACGGCGACCCCGCGGAACTCGCCCTCGCCCACGCCGGTGTGGAGTTCGGCCGCTACGTCGAGATCACCGACGCCGACAGCCTGGACGACGCCTGCCGCGCCGCCCGCCACGACCGGTGGAGCCTGCTGGACTTCCGCGACCCCACCAAGATCCCGCTGGAGATCGTGCTCGCCGCCGCGGCCGGAGCCGAGGGCAGCATCGTCACCCGGGTCGCCGACGTGGAGGAGGCGGAGATCGTCTTCGGCGTCCTCGAACACGGTTCCGACGGCGTGATGCTCGCGCCCCGGGCGCCCGGCGAGGCCACGGAACTGAAGGCCGCCGCGGTCAGCAAGGCCGCGGACCTGTCGCTGGTGGAGCTGGAGGTCACCGGCATCCGCCGGGTCGGCATGGGCGAGCGGGCGTGCGTGGACACGTGCACCAACTTCCGCCTGGACGAGGGCATTCTCGTCGGCTCGCACTCCACCGGCATGATCCTGTGCTGCAGCGAAACCCACCCGCTGCCGTACATGCCGACCCGCCCGTTCCGCGTCAACGCCGGTGCGCTGCACTCGTACACGCTCTCCGCAGAGGGCCGCACCAACTACCTCAGCGAACTGTCCTCCGGCGGCAAGGTGCTCGCCGTCGACTCCGCGGGCAAGTCCCGGGTCGTCACGGTGGGCCGGGTCAAGATCGAGACGCGGCCGCTGCTCGCGATCGACGTGGTCGCGCCGTCCGGGGTGCGGGTCAACCTCATCGTGCAGGACGACTGGCACGTACGGGTCCTCGGGCCCGGCGGCGAGGTGCTCAACGTCACCGATCTGACCGCCGGCACGAAGGTGCTCGGCTGTCTGCCCGTCGAGCAACGGCACGTCGGCTACCCCATCGACGAGTTCTGCATCGAGAAGTGA
- a CDS encoding 2-amino-3,7-dideoxy-D-threo-hept-6-ulosonate synthase, with protein MAVLNAPFGRGLRLRRLFRQGDERLFVVPLDHSVTDGPLRPGELDPLLGELAGTGVDAVVLHKGTLRHLDHGWFGGMSLILHLNASTRHAPDPDAKYLVAHVEEALRAGADAVSVHVNLGSRQEARQVADLAAVAGECDRWNVPLLAMVYARGPQIGDAHAPDLVAHAALLAADLGADVVKTDYAGTPEEMADVVRACPIPVIVAGGPRAADPGAVLSFVSDALRGGAAGVAMGRNVFQAEKPGRTAASIARLVHAPGHGPDRTGGTGGTPAHGGVAGGGERLALTT; from the coding sequence GTGGCTGTACTCAACGCTCCGTTCGGCCGCGGGCTGCGCCTGCGACGCCTCTTCCGGCAGGGTGACGAACGGCTGTTCGTCGTCCCGCTCGACCACTCGGTCACCGACGGACCGCTGCGCCCCGGCGAGCTGGACCCGCTGCTGGGCGAGCTGGCCGGCACCGGCGTCGACGCCGTCGTGCTGCACAAGGGCACCCTGCGCCACCTGGACCACGGCTGGTTCGGCGGCATGTCGCTGATCCTGCACCTGAACGCGAGCACCCGGCACGCTCCGGACCCGGACGCCAAGTACCTGGTGGCGCACGTCGAGGAGGCGCTGCGCGCGGGCGCCGACGCCGTGAGCGTGCACGTCAACCTGGGCTCCCGCCAGGAGGCCCGGCAGGTCGCCGACCTGGCCGCCGTGGCGGGGGAGTGCGACCGCTGGAACGTGCCGCTGCTGGCCATGGTCTACGCCCGCGGGCCGCAGATCGGCGACGCGCACGCGCCCGACCTGGTGGCGCACGCCGCGCTGCTCGCCGCCGACCTCGGCGCCGACGTCGTCAAGACCGACTACGCCGGCACGCCCGAGGAGATGGCCGACGTGGTGCGGGCCTGCCCGATCCCCGTGATCGTGGCCGGCGGCCCGCGCGCGGCCGACCCCGGCGCCGTCCTGTCGTTCGTCTCCGACGCGCTGCGCGGCGGCGCGGCCGGGGTGGCGATGGGGCGCAACGTCTTCCAGGCCGAGAAGCCCGGGCGGACGGCCGCATCGATCGCCCGGCTGGTGCACGCACCCGGGCACGGCCCGGACCGTACCGGCGGGACCGGGGGCACCCCCGCCCACGGGGGTGTGGCCGGCGGAGGAGAGCGGCTCGCCCTCACGACGTAA
- a CDS encoding aspartate kinase, producing the protein MPYRVDEGGETAVAVLVQKYGGTSLQTLDRVRLAALRIEAAWRRAPSVAVVVSARGGRTDELLRLAADVGAPAASRELDQLLAVGEAESAAVMALTLGAMGVPAVSLTGAQAGIRTTDRHGDALVSGIGAERVRAALAGGRVAVVTGFQGVDRAGDVATLGRGGSDTTAVALAARLRAARCEIYTDVDGVFSADPRVLPAARCLPWVDPGVMAEMAFAGARVLHTRCIELAAMEGVEVRVRNVSSQAPGTTVAERQDDRPLETRRAVVAVTHDTDVARVLVHCRDSRRDLAPDVFEVLAARGTVVDLVARSGPYENEFRMGFTIRRSEADRVRGPLHEVAASFGGGVHFDTDVGKVSVVGMGLLSRPEYAARLMAALAAAGIPTSWISTSQTRLSVIVPRERTVDAVETLHRQFELAGPPPDDPAPAAPGRSAAV; encoded by the coding sequence GTGCCATATCGGGTCGACGAAGGCGGTGAAACGGCTGTGGCTGTGCTCGTCCAGAAATACGGCGGTACCTCGTTGCAGACACTCGACCGTGTCCGCCTCGCCGCCCTGCGCATCGAGGCGGCGTGGCGGCGCGCCCCGTCGGTGGCCGTGGTCGTCTCCGCCCGCGGCGGCCGTACCGACGAACTGCTGCGGCTGGCCGCCGACGTCGGCGCCCCGGCCGCGTCCCGGGAGCTCGATCAGTTGCTGGCCGTGGGCGAGGCGGAGTCGGCGGCGGTCATGGCCCTGACGCTGGGCGCCATGGGCGTGCCGGCGGTCTCGCTGACCGGCGCGCAGGCGGGGATCCGCACCACGGACAGGCACGGCGATGCGCTCGTCTCCGGCATCGGCGCCGAGCGGGTACGTGCGGCGCTGGCGGGCGGGCGGGTGGCCGTGGTCACCGGGTTCCAGGGCGTCGACCGCGCGGGCGACGTCGCCACCCTCGGCCGCGGCGGCTCCGACACCACCGCCGTGGCGCTCGCGGCGCGGCTGCGCGCGGCGCGGTGCGAGATCTACACCGACGTGGACGGCGTGTTCAGCGCCGACCCCCGCGTGCTGCCCGCCGCCCGCTGCCTGCCGTGGGTGGACCCCGGCGTGATGGCGGAGATGGCGTTCGCGGGCGCCCGGGTCCTGCACACCCGCTGTATCGAGCTGGCCGCCATGGAAGGGGTCGAAGTGCGCGTGAGGAACGTGTCGTCGCAGGCGCCCGGGACGACGGTCGCCGAGCGGCAGGACGACCGCCCGCTGGAGACCCGGCGGGCGGTCGTCGCGGTCACCCACGACACCGATGTCGCGCGGGTGCTCGTGCACTGCCGCGACAGCCGCCGCGACCTCGCCCCCGACGTGTTCGAGGTGCTGGCCGCGCGGGGGACCGTCGTGGACCTGGTGGCCAGGTCGGGCCCGTACGAGAACGAGTTCCGGATGGGCTTCACGATCCGCCGCAGCGAAGCCGACCGGGTACGCGGGCCGCTGCACGAGGTCGCGGCGTCCTTCGGCGGCGGCGTGCACTTCGACACCGACGTCGGCAAGGTCTCCGTCGTCGGGATGGGCTTGCTCAGCCGGCCCGAGTACGCGGCCCGGCTGATGGCGGCGCTGGCCGCCGCGGGGATCCCCACGAGCTGGATCTCCACCTCCCAGACCCGGCTGTCCGTGATCGTGCCGCGGGAGCGCACGGTCGACGCCGTGGAGACCCTGCACCGCCAGTTCGAGCTCGCCGGGCCGCCGCCGGACGACCCGGCGCCCGCCGCCCCCGGCCGCTCCGCCGCCGTTTGA
- a CDS encoding histidine kinase encodes MSARLSKVWARVRSLVIAVCVAAVLLITALAGDHDASKLDLLGYGLLLASGLALAGTARAPVPILAVTAMCVVGYNAAGFDVPAVAYLFAVYAAVRSGHRIVTVAVSVGLVLTLPYAVMAAPGDGPSDAFAQARGVLELAWLIAAGAAGEALRQAERRADEAERTREETARLRASEERLHIARELHDSLTHQISIIKVQSEVAVHLARKRGEDVPESLLAIQEAGREATRELRATLETLRDEGGQDPAHGLDRVPELVERTHGIGLHTTLTIEGQRHEVPEAVDRTAYRIVQESLTNTARHAAASSASIRISYLPGALAIRVDDDGTARAGAAPEPGVGLLGMRERVTALGGSLRAEPRNEGGFTVQAELPVARIP; translated from the coding sequence ATGAGCGCACGGCTGTCCAAGGTCTGGGCCCGGGTCAGGAGCTTGGTGATCGCGGTCTGCGTGGCGGCCGTGCTCCTGATCACCGCACTGGCCGGGGACCACGACGCCTCGAAGCTCGACCTGCTCGGCTACGGGCTGCTGCTGGCGAGCGGCCTGGCGCTGGCCGGCACCGCGCGGGCCCCCGTGCCGATCCTCGCCGTGACCGCGATGTGCGTGGTGGGCTACAACGCCGCGGGCTTCGACGTGCCCGCCGTCGCCTACCTGTTCGCCGTCTACGCCGCCGTACGCTCCGGGCACCGGATCGTCACGGTCGCGGTGAGCGTGGGGCTGGTGCTCACCCTCCCGTACGCCGTGATGGCCGCTCCCGGCGACGGCCCCTCGGACGCCTTCGCGCAGGCCCGCGGCGTGCTCGAACTCGCCTGGCTGATCGCCGCCGGCGCCGCCGGCGAGGCGCTGCGGCAGGCCGAGCGGCGGGCGGACGAGGCCGAGCGGACCCGCGAGGAGACCGCGCGGCTGCGCGCCAGCGAGGAGCGGCTCCACATAGCGCGGGAGTTGCACGACTCGCTCACCCACCAGATCTCCATCATCAAGGTGCAGTCCGAGGTGGCCGTCCACCTCGCCCGCAAGCGCGGCGAGGACGTCCCCGAGTCGCTGCTCGCGATCCAGGAGGCCGGCCGGGAGGCGACCAGGGAGCTGCGCGCGACGCTGGAGACACTGCGCGACGAGGGCGGTCAGGACCCGGCGCACGGGCTCGACCGGGTGCCGGAGCTGGTGGAGCGCACCCACGGCATAGGGCTGCACACGACGCTCACGATCGAGGGGCAGCGCCACGAGGTGCCCGAGGCGGTGGACCGTACCGCCTACCGGATCGTGCAGGAGTCGCTGACCAACACCGCCCGACACGCCGCGGCCTCCTCCGCCTCGATCCGTATTTCCTACCTCCCCGGCGCCCTCGCCATCCGCGTCGACGACGACGGGACGGCGCGGGCGGGCGCGGCACCCGAGCCCGGCGTCGGCCTGCTGGGGATGCGCGAGCGCGTCACCGCCCTCGGCGGCAGCCTGCGCGCCGAGCCGCGGAACGAGGGCGGCTTCACCGTGCAGGCCGAACTCCCGGTGGCGAGGATCCCGTGA
- a CDS encoding response regulator transcription factor gives MIRVLMLDDQPLLRSGFRALLDAEDDIEVVAEAGDGKEGLALAREHLPDLALVDLSMPVMDGIETTRQIAADPALARVHVVILTNYGLDENVFNALRAGAAGFLVKDILPEDLLHAVRVAARGDALLAPSITRRLINKYVSQPPLDPSAVRGLEELTNRERESVALAAQGLSNEEIADRMVISPLTAKTHINRAMFKLHARDRAQLVVVAYESGLVTPRGR, from the coding sequence GTGATCCGTGTGCTCATGCTCGACGACCAGCCGCTGCTGCGCAGCGGGTTCCGCGCGCTGCTCGACGCCGAGGACGACATCGAGGTCGTGGCGGAGGCCGGAGACGGCAAGGAGGGCCTGGCACTGGCCCGGGAGCATCTGCCGGACCTCGCGCTCGTGGACCTGTCGATGCCGGTGATGGACGGCATCGAGACGACGCGGCAGATCGCCGCGGACCCGGCGCTGGCCCGCGTCCACGTCGTGATCCTGACCAACTACGGCCTGGACGAGAACGTGTTCAACGCGCTGCGCGCGGGCGCGGCCGGGTTCCTGGTCAAGGACATCCTGCCGGAGGACCTGCTGCACGCCGTACGGGTGGCGGCACGCGGGGACGCGCTGCTGGCACCGTCGATCACGCGGAGGCTGATCAACAAGTACGTGTCCCAGCCGCCGCTGGACCCGTCGGCGGTCCGCGGCCTGGAGGAGCTGACCAACCGGGAGCGCGAGTCCGTCGCGCTGGCCGCGCAGGGCCTGTCCAACGAGGAGATCGCCGACCGCATGGTGATCAGCCCGCTGACCGCGAAGACGCACATCAACCGGGCGATGTTCAAGCTGCACGCGCGCGACCGCGCCCAACTGGTGGTCGTCGCCTACGAGTCGGGGCTCGTGACCCCGCGCGGCCGGTGA
- a CDS encoding aromatic prenyltransferase, whose amino-acid sequence MSETAGMDELYAVIERSARTLGVPCAPGTVRPVLAAYADAFGHDATVVAFRVATSLRHAGELDCRFTTHPGQRDPYAVALAAGLTAPTDHPVGAVLGQVQGRSRVAGHGVDFGVAGGFKKVYAFFTPDDLQKVATFADLPAMPPALAAHDGLFERHGLADRVGVVGVDYHHRTLNVYFNDVPPHLFEPDTITETLHELGMARPSEHMLRLGREAFGLYVTLNWDSPRVERICYAVTTSDLAALPVRVEPEIERFVRGVPAGDGDRKFVYGVAVAPGGEYYKLESHYRWKPGMMDFI is encoded by the coding sequence ATGTCCGAAACCGCCGGGATGGACGAACTGTACGCGGTCATCGAGCGGTCGGCCCGTACGCTCGGCGTGCCGTGCGCGCCCGGGACGGTACGACCGGTCCTCGCCGCGTACGCGGACGCCTTCGGGCACGACGCGACCGTCGTCGCCTTTCGCGTCGCGACAAGCCTGCGGCACGCCGGCGAGCTGGACTGCCGCTTCACGACCCACCCCGGGCAGCGCGACCCGTACGCCGTCGCGCTCGCCGCCGGCCTCACCGCGCCGACGGACCACCCCGTCGGCGCCGTGCTCGGGCAGGTGCAGGGGCGCAGCCGGGTCGCCGGCCACGGCGTCGACTTCGGCGTCGCCGGCGGCTTCAAGAAGGTCTACGCGTTCTTCACCCCCGACGACCTCCAGAAGGTCGCGACGTTCGCCGACCTGCCGGCCATGCCGCCGGCCCTGGCCGCGCACGACGGCCTTTTCGAACGCCACGGACTCGCCGACCGCGTGGGCGTCGTCGGCGTCGACTACCACCACCGCACCCTCAACGTGTACTTCAACGACGTGCCCCCGCACCTCTTCGAGCCGGACACGATCACGGAGACGCTCCACGAGCTGGGCATGGCGCGGCCGAGCGAGCACATGCTGAGGCTCGGCCGGGAGGCGTTCGGCCTGTACGTCACCCTCAACTGGGACTCGCCGCGGGTCGAGCGGATCTGCTACGCCGTGACCACCTCGGACCTGGCCGCGCTGCCGGTCCGGGTGGAGCCGGAGATCGAGCGGTTCGTCCGCGGGGTCCCCGCCGGCGACGGCGACCGCAAGTTCGTCTACGGCGTTGCCGTCGCGCCCGGGGGCGAGTACTACAAGCTGGAGTCGCACTACCGCTGGAAGCCCGGGATGATGGACTTCATCTGA